DNA from Candidatus Cloacimonas acidaminovorans str. Evry:
GGTTGTGAGGTCTGGAGGGTTTGTAGGGTTTATAAAGTTTATTGGGTTGAGAAGGTTGAGAAGGTTGAGAAGGTTGAGAGGGTTGAGAAGGTTGAGAAGGTTGAGAAGGTTGAGAGGGTTGAGAAAGTTTAGAAGGTTGAGAAGGTTGAGAAGGTTGAGATACCTTAAAGCCCGGAGGGCGACACAACGATAGCGATGGTGGCGTAAGCCCCTCGTAAAAAGTAAGCCCCGATTATTTTTCTTTTATTGACCTTTCCCGGTTCCCAAAAGCCCCAAAGGGCGACACAATGATGTATAAGGGTATGTAAGCCCCTCGTATAAAGGTTTAGAAGGTTTATAGGGTTTAGATTCCCTTTGCCCTCTGCCCTCTGCTAATAAGCCCGGAGGGCGACACAACGATAGCGATGGTGGCGTAAGCCCCTCGTAAAAAGTAAGCCCCGATTATTTTTCTTTTATTTACCTTTCCCGGTTCCCAAAAGCCCCAAAGGGCGACACAATGATGTAGAAGGGTGTGTAAACCCCTCGTATAAAGGTTTAGAAGGTTTATAGGGTTGAGTGAGTCATCCTGAAAAAAGTTAACACGCGAACTAATGTTCCAGGAGAAAGGAAATGAATCAAAATCAAAAACCAAAGAGTCACTTATTATCGCTATAATGTGGCTTATAAAATTTAGGTTTTTGTATGCGGATGAACAGCGTCCTCCGGCTACATATTTTGCGGAGGAACGGTGTCCTCCAGCTACACTGTTTTTTCGGTGTTCTCAGTGTTTTCGGTGATTTCGGTATAAAATAGAGAAAAACCTTGACAAAACTATGGTATTTTATAAAAAAGAAGAAGTTAAATAGCAGCTTTTGTCAAGCTTGATGAAAAGGGAGTATGCTTTGCTTTTACAGAAGTATTTTGAGTCGCGTTTTGAACTTATTGACCAGGAACTTAAAAACGCACTAACATTTGAAGACAAATATGCCACAGAGCTTAAAAAAGCAATTTATGAAGCAGTAATTCCGGGAGGTAAAAGATGGCGTCCTTTACTGCTTCTTTCTATGTTTGAAATGCTTACGGGATTTAAGAAACATCGCACTTTTCCGGATGCTCTAAAGTCCTCAGTCGCTATTGAATTGTTACATAATGGAGCCATAGTTCACGATGATTTGCCAAGTGTGATGAATAGAACACAGCGAAGAGGTCAACCGGCATTGCATATTAAATATGGTAATGCCATAGCTATTTTGGCTGCTGATGCACTTTATTCTCTTGCTTATGAAATTATCAGCGAGCTTAAAAACCCGGAACAATCCCTGGAAGCAATTCGCATTCTATCCAATGCCACAAAAAGTTATGGAATGATTGGAGGACAGGTAGTAGCTCTTTCCAGCCGGCATAAAGTGATGAAAATAAACACCTTGAATTATATTGATATGAAAAAGGTCGGATCGTTATTACAGGCATCTGCCGATATTGCCTGTTTGCTAAGTAGAGCAGATGAAGAAACACATCAGGTTATGAGAGCTTATGCCTTGAATTTAGGAATTGCCTATCAAATGATTGAAGATATTGAAGCAGATTATTCTCGCGGAAGTGAGGGTTTGGATGAAGAATATGTTCCTGTTTCCAAAGCCAGTTATACAGCTCTGCTGGGTTTTGATAAAGCTCGTAAAACAGTAGAAAATATGCTTGCTGATTCAGCTAAAATGCTGAAGCCCTATCCCAATAACTCTGTTTTATTGGAATTCGTAGCTATGATAAAAGAGAGATTACCCTGATCAATGGTTGATATTCATACTCACCTGCTGCCTAATATTGATGATGGTTCAAAATCCCTAAATGATTCTCTCAGGCAGTTATGCCAGATGGCAGAAGGTGGAATTAAAAGAGTTTATTTAACGGCACATTACTTTAAGGGTCATTATCAATACAGTCGTCAGGAATATGATGAGAAATTCAATACTCTCGTTAATAAAGTAAAAGATGCAGGTATAGACCTTGATATTCAACCCGGTTTTGAGATTTATTTGCAACCCGATATTTTGGAAGATATAAAAACCCACAATCTGACTATGGGTAAAAGTTCGTATATCCTTTTGGAAAGCGACTTAAATGGTCTGCCCAATGATTTTTATAATAATATCTTTCCCCTATTACGTGCTGGTTACAAACCTATTTTGGCTCATGCGGAACGCTATGTGAGCATTATGCAAAAACCCTCTCGCGCTGAAGACCTGATTTATCGTAATATTTATATGCAAACCAATGCCGGAAGCTTGCTTGGACTTTATGGCGAAAAGGTTAAGTCCACTGCCTGGATTTTAGTAAATAAGGGTTGGACACATTTTATTGCTTCGGACGATCATATTCGGGGTAAATATCTTGCCTATTTTGAAGCGCGCGATAAGGTAGAAGAGATGATTGATAATCATACCGCGCATTTGCTTTTTTATGTTTTCCCTTCCTGCATTGCCAGCGGAGAAAATATCCCTTATGAATATGTTCAGGTTTACCGACCTCATCATTCTCATCATCACCACAGACGCAGTATAATAAAGAGGATTTTTGGCTAAAATTCTAATTACCGGAATTACCGGTTTTATTGGCAGAAATGTTTTGCGGGAAATGTTAAAGTCCTGTCCCGATTTTAATATTACGGCTTTAGTACGTCCTAAGACAGAGCCGAGGCGCTATCAGGAATTTGAAAAGGCAATTCGTCTTGTAACTATTGACCTTGCCGATACTGCTTCATTAAAGGAATTTCTCTTTACGAATGAATTTGATACCATTTTGCATATTGGTGCATTACGCGGTGGCAGAAAATTTCCCCAAGAAACATATCTCCGCAGTAATGTTTACAGCACTGGACAGATGGTAGAATATTGCCTTGCCAAAGATGCCCGTTTGATTTATTGTTCTTCCGTAGGTGTTTTTGGTGCTATTCCTCAGGAACTTCCTGCTGGTCCGCAAACCGAGAAAAACCCTGATAATTATTATCATTACACGAAAATAGAATCGGAACGCATCATCAATCGCGCTATTTTAAATGGACTGAATGCAGGAATTGTCCGTCCCAGTATTGCTTATGGAGAAGGCGATTTCGGTTTCCCTTATCAAATGGTAAAATTAGTAGACAAACATCTTTTCCCGCTTATAAACAGACCTATTTGGATTCATCTTTGTCATATTGATGCTTTGGTGAAGGCATTTCTCTATCTTGCAACCCGCGAATGGAAAAGTGGACTTACCCTTACGGTAGCGGATCGTGAACCGGTGCGTTTACAATCATTGGTAGATTTTATTTCCCGTCAGCTTCACGGAAAAAACTATCCCCGTGCTTTAAGATTTGATAGAATTTTCTTTGCCTGGGGTGAAAAACTTGCTCGTCTCGTGAAGAATGAATTATGGATCAGCCGTTTTGAGCTAATTTCCAAAAGCTGGTTTTACGATGTGAGCGCCTATTACGACATAATGGAAAAAGAAGGTTACAAATCCCATTTCACCATTCCCGAATTTGAAATAACCATAAAGGACTATCAGAAACACTGATGGCTGTTCCGATTATTAATGACTGGGCAAAATATTTTGATAATCCGGATGAGGGTTTGGGCTCTTCTTATGAACGCATTGTCCTCAATAAGTTGCTGGATTTTGTTTGTAAGACCTATAAAATTCAATCGGCTCTGGAAACACCCTGTTTTGGTTTTACCGGAGTAAGCGGTATAAATCTGCTAAATTTGGCAAGACAGGGAATAAAGGTCTCTCTGGAAGATCATAATTTAGAGCGCATAGAAAAAATTCGGGAATTATGGCAAGAATTGCGTTTACATACCGATATCAAATATAACCTTGATTATGTGAAACTGGATTATCCTGACAAACATTTTGATTTGGGCTTCAATTTTTCCGCTTTGTGGTTTACTCAAAATATTAGAAGTTTTCTTTCCGAATTCTGCAGAGTTTGCAAAAAGGCAATTCTTATTTGTGTTCCCAACCGAAACGGAATCGGCTATAAAATGCAGATAAAGGATTATTCACCGGAGAAATACCCTTTTTTGCATCCGGAATATCTTGATCCCGCTACCATCAAATTCCTGATGAAACAAAATAAATGGCAATTGCAAGACGAAAACTATATTGATTGTCCCCCTTGGCCCGATATTGGAATGAAAAAAGAACTCTTTTTTAACCGCCTGCTGAAAAAACAGGAAATTCAGGAAAACAATACGGAACCTGTTACCATTCTTACTTACTATCAGGATGAAGACAGTGAATTTGCCGAAAAGATGTTTAAATATAGTTTTGTGGAAAGAACTGCTCCCAAACAGTTCAAAAAATATTGGGCTCACCATTATTATCTGCTCTTCACTCCGGAAAATAGTGAATGACCCGAAAAAATCGTAACT
Protein-coding regions in this window:
- a CDS encoding class I SAM-dependent methyltransferase, which encodes MAVPIINDWAKYFDNPDEGLGSSYERIVLNKLLDFVCKTYKIQSALETPCFGFTGVSGINLLNLARQGIKVSLEDHNLERIEKIRELWQELRLHTDIKYNLDYVKLDYPDKHFDLGFNFSALWFTQNIRSFLSEFCRVCKKAILICVPNRNGIGYKMQIKDYSPEKYPFLHPEYLDPATIKFLMKQNKWQLQDENYIDCPPWPDIGMKKELFFNRLLKKQEIQENNTEPVTILTYYQDEDSEFAEKMFKYSFVERTAPKQFKKYWAHHYYLLFTPENSE
- a CDS encoding polyprenyl synthetase family protein; amino-acid sequence: MLLQKYFESRFELIDQELKNALTFEDKYATELKKAIYEAVIPGGKRWRPLLLLSMFEMLTGFKKHRTFPDALKSSVAIELLHNGAIVHDDLPSVMNRTQRRGQPALHIKYGNAIAILAADALYSLAYEIISELKNPEQSLEAIRILSNATKSYGMIGGQVVALSSRHKVMKINTLNYIDMKKVGSLLQASADIACLLSRADEETHQVMRAYALNLGIAYQMIEDIEADYSRGSEGLDEEYVPVSKASYTALLGFDKARKTVENMLADSAKMLKPYPNNSVLLEFVAMIKERLP
- a CDS encoding tyrosine-protein phosphatase, with protein sequence MVDIHTHLLPNIDDGSKSLNDSLRQLCQMAEGGIKRVYLTAHYFKGHYQYSRQEYDEKFNTLVNKVKDAGIDLDIQPGFEIYLQPDILEDIKTHNLTMGKSSYILLESDLNGLPNDFYNNIFPLLRAGYKPILAHAERYVSIMQKPSRAEDLIYRNIYMQTNAGSLLGLYGEKVKSTAWILVNKGWTHFIASDDHIRGKYLAYFEARDKVEEMIDNHTAHLLFYVFPSCIASGENIPYEYVQVYRPHHSHHHHRRSIIKRIFG
- a CDS encoding NAD-dependent epimerase/dehydratase family protein, producing the protein MAKILITGITGFIGRNVLREMLKSCPDFNITALVRPKTEPRRYQEFEKAIRLVTIDLADTASLKEFLFTNEFDTILHIGALRGGRKFPQETYLRSNVYSTGQMVEYCLAKDARLIYCSSVGVFGAIPQELPAGPQTEKNPDNYYHYTKIESERIINRAILNGLNAGIVRPSIAYGEGDFGFPYQMVKLVDKHLFPLINRPIWIHLCHIDALVKAFLYLATREWKSGLTLTVADREPVRLQSLVDFISRQLHGKNYPRALRFDRIFFAWGEKLARLVKNELWISRFELISKSWFYDVSAYYDIMEKEGYKSHFTIPEFEITIKDYQKH